TTTCTAACCAGTtcattcaatcgtggttcaaaacACAACCGGAAGCAGCTCAGAATGATGTCACAAACGCTTTCGTTGGATAGAAAGCTCCCTTCCGGGCTAAGCACCAACGTGCGTAAGACCTGAACGATCTTCATTAGCACTACCCCGTCAGAGGTTTGATCCGTCCCCACGAATCGAGCATGGGTAACCGCATCGGCAATGCACTCCACCGTAGATGCCAGCGTGGAATGGGTTGGGTCAATCAATCCGTACGATAGGAATTTGTTAACTGCGGAAAGGGCAAGGCTCGTCACAGGACCGGTTGTCTCTTCGGAACGTATGACTTCCAGAAACGGTCCTAAAAATACGCCGGGCTCGACCAAGCGTAAATCTTCCACTTGGAGGAGCCTTTCCTTCAGTTCGTGGAAATTCTTCAACAGACCGTCCTTCTCGTCGTcctgcaaaataaaaaaaaaaccaaagtagattaaaatagcgatttttatatttaaatgaaaaaataacgAAATAACGAGTTGAGAATCGACTTTATAGCGCAGGGTCAGAAGTGATTGGATTGTAGCCAAATAACGCAATGTAATCTGAGTTTGAAaggtcgtttcttcaactacagcaCCATCAACGTGCATAGTCCACACGAAGTGTACAGGGTGCTATGGTTTCGAGAAAATAAACGAAAGTGGAGTTCTGCTAGCTGAATTCTGTGGCAACAACTACATACATAGTGATTGTGCATGGGTCTTCCGTGCCAACTTTACCGGAATTCAAGTCGACCACAACTGCAACacccgaaaatggaaacggaaccTTCTTAATGTGCAGTCTTCTCATCGGCGAAAATGAGGACATGTTGAGGACAGTTGAATGACAGTTCAACACACGGCGACTTGAAGATGCCACGGTAAAAGGGGTTTTTTTTCTAAGAAATCAGCTGGCCCCAACTGACCTGTTGAATCGCTGGTTTGAGCACAACTTTTACAAGTACCGGCCAGGCCACGACCACCTAGGGCCATGCGTATCACACGCGTCAATTTGAAAGCTCCATCATTGTTAGAGATTCGAATGACCACCTAACATAAACATTTTTCCTTGTGGTGTCCTTTACTGTTGCGATTGCGACCCTTGCCATTACCAAGTTCTCTGGGAGCCCCCAATCCCCTTGTCACAGTCGATCCATTCCAGCCAGCGCCCTGCAGACATCTCGGCCCTGTGTATGAGTTCGGAGAGGGGGTCTCCCAAACCACCCTCGCAGGCAAGTATACCTGCAACAAGAACATCATCCTCCCACCAATTTCAACTACTTTAACCTCAGCACACTCAACGTCATCGGGATGCACGCTTGCTAGCCTCGTGGAAGCCTCTAATCCTCCTGTCACAGTCGAGTCCCTCCTGCCAGCGTCCAGCAGCCATCTCGGTCCTGTGTACGAGTTCGGTGAAGGGGTCTTCCAACCATCCATTGCAGGCAAGTACGAATGGAATAAGAACATTTCACTTCCACAGCGATTGCTTCTATCCAGCTGTGATTACGATGTGCTGGTTTTCACGGAAACCTGGCTACGAGAGGATATCAACAGTGCTGAAATTTCTTCCGAGTATGTACTATTTCGTTGCGATCGAAGCATATTGACCAGTAAGCATTCAAGCTGCGAGGCCATTCAATTATTAAACAGCGAACAACTTGAGCAAACTGCAGTTTGTGTGAAATCAAAAACGCGTTCGATTTACATTGTCGCTATTTACCTTCCCTTCCACCTAACTCGAACGCTGATTTGTATGCCGCTCATGCTAATGCAATTCATCATATATATGCAGATGTCGTTTTGTCTCTGGGCGACTTCAACCTCCCAAACTTGCGGTGGCAATTAGATAATAATATCAATGGGTACATACGTTCCAATACCATTACTGATAACGAACAAAATCTCATCGAATCTATGTTTGCGCCGGGCCTACGTCAAATTAATAGTTTCGCGAACGTTAACGGAAAACTCATCGAACTTGTTTTCGTCAGTCTGCCTGAGCTAATGGACAGCTATCATCCTCCAATCGGATTACTAATTGATGTTAGCGACCATAACATAACATCATCGGAAAACGGCATCGAAAATTTCGCTTACGATTTCAAATCGTATGATTACAACCTCTTGAAAGCAGCTTTCGCTGGAACAGATTGGGATGCTCTATTGCGGTATGGCACTATTGACTTTTACGACGAGCTTAATTCGATTTGCTATGGTATTTGTAATCTCCGTAACAAACTCAGAAAAGCAAAGATTTTTTGTCAGGATGCTCGGCATGTTCTCCGCGAGGTGGAAGTAACGTACAAGTCTGCTCTGCAATCCACCTATGAAAACTATATATCCGCGGTCGAGACCAATGTAAAACAGAATCCATCACATTTCGGGGATTTTGTCAAGGAACGGAAATCATCAGCCATAATTCCATGTAATGTCAGCTACAACAATACGCAAGCATGTTCAAACGATGAAGCTGCCTAAAATGTCTTGTTTTAGGGATTCTCTTTCTATTTAGTTGTAATTTAGGAACACTAGGATATAAGCTTCCGATCTCACTTACGGATCACTTTGAACTGATCTATATTTTCATCGACAATGCATTACAGAGTTCGATTCCAATGTATAACTATGTATTGGTACCTGTATGGAGTTACACACGAAATGTATCTTGGTCACTTCCATAAGTAGCTCAAGTTTAGTACTAAGACGTAATAGGATATTACAATTCTTTCCATTTCAGTTAATTCTTACAAGAATTTAGAATTCAGATTGCACTTTGTGCTTCAATATCTCTTACAATACAAAATAAACttcgaattattattattattttttttagttttcaactaAGCGTCGTAGCTTCGATCGAGTCCTAATTGGACTCCTTTCGACATGTTTTCTCTTTCTAGATTGACGAACCGCTTCAGTCGTATGTTCGACCGGTCTCGATTTCTCAACCGTGTCTATCCCTGGTATTTCAGCATGGCTTTCTTCCGGTGCTTCTTCGGCGGGAAACCTAAGAATTCTTCCTGTTCGTCGATGGAACTTCGCCTGGCCTTGAACTGTCCGGTAATCATCACTTTCACTCTCTCCTTCTTTTGCTCCACCATCTTTAGCTGATTCCTGTGAGCTGTTAGCAAATGCGTACCGAGAGCGATCTGGAAAATATTTGTTGAAAATCTTTTAACAAATTTTGCCTCTAGCCATCTAGGAATGTCTTTCttgttaaaatttttgtataacaACCTATCCCCTGCCTTTAGCTTGTCAAAATTATCAGTAAAAGCATAGTCTATATATTCAGGTTTATTAGTTCGCTCATCCTTTTTATCTAAGTAgtttttataagttttttttggatttatcAAATCTAAAAGCATTTTTGGTTGATAACCAAACACTTTTTCTGAAGGGAAAATACCTTCCTCACTAACACAACTATTCCTATAGTTTATGAGGAAAAGATTTAATTTGTCTTCTATGTCTAAAGATTTAGTTTGATTATCAATCAAAAATTTCTTAAGTACGTCTTTAGTCGTTCGTACTAGTCGCTCCGCTTGACCGTTACTAGGCGGATTGTACGGAGGACTTTTAAACACTTTCACTCCTTGGTGTTTCAAAAAGTCAGTAAAATCTTGTGAGTTAAAGGGCGGTCCTCCATCTGTAACCACAATATCGGGAAGCCCAAATCTGGCAAAAAGCGATGCAAATTTCCTGTTCACTAACTTGGCAGTAGTACCATAACGCATCCACTCAATCTCTACCCATTTTGAATGGCTATCTACTATAATTATaaaagtttttctttcaaaataaaagaaatccGCGTGTAATCGACTGAAAGGACGTGTAGTGGGTATCCATGATCCCACATGTTTCGGCTTAGAAACAATTCCCATTTTTGAGCACGTCCCGCATCGTTTAACGTACGATTCAATGTCTTCATTCATGCCTTGCCAGTATACAGTTCGTCttgctatttttttcatttttaccaTGCCACTATGATTGGTGTGCAAGAGattcaaaatttttgtttttaaattttctggGATAATAACTTTATCTTCCAATAACAATACaccttccagaaattccaatttatctttgtgtgaaaaataatttttaaattcttttggaacatTTTTAGGCCAACCAGAAGTGACAAAATCAGCTAGTTTTGATAGAATTATAtctatttttgtttctttcgaaATCAGTGAATAATCTAACGGGAATTCGTTAGAAAAATTTAGGCTTTTAATGGAATTTTGATCCAAGAAGTTCggcactttctgatttattggAAAACGACTACAAAAATCTGCATTTCCCATTTTGTTTGCTGGACGGtattcaatatcaaaattataaatgGAAAGCTCCATTATATACCTTTGAAGTCTTGTTACATATATGGAATGCTTGCCTTCTTTGCCAAATATACCTAATAAAGGCTTATGATCAGTATATACTTTAAATTTTTGcccaaataaaaatttatgaaattttttgatAACACATACTAGAGCCAAAGCTTCTAGATGCAGTATTGGATATCGTTTTTGTGCATCATTGAGGGAAAATGATGTGAAGCATATTGGTTTttctttattgttttcaatttgtCCTAGTACACCCCCTAGTCCATAGGAAGAAGCATCTGTAACTACTACCAAAGGCTTTTTAGGATCATAAAATGTTAGTAAATTAGCTTGCAACAAATTAGCTTTACTAGTTTTAAAGGCTTTGTCACATTCTTCTGTCCACTTAAACAAAGCATTTTTCTTTAATAACGCATACAAACATCTGAGGTTTGAGCTCAGATTTGGAACGAACCTATTGTAGTAATTAACTAACCCAAGATATGCTTTGAGTTCAGTGACGTTCTCTGGCACCTTTGCTTCTTTGATAGTAGAAAGCTTTTCAGGTGAAGGAAGCAGACCTTCACTTGTAATAATATGTCCTAAATGTTGCAACGAGCTAAcaaaaaatttgcattttttaaaatttacacTGATATTAGCAGAAGCAAGTCTAGCAAGAACCTGTTCTACTTTGTTCAGACATTCTTGAAAGGATTTTGCTGCTATAAGAACATCGTCCAGATAACAAGTGACATTTTCTAGCCCCATTAGGACTTGGTCCATAACCTGTTGGAACACTGCCGCACTAGAAGACGCTCCCTGAGGTAGGCGATTATAAGTGTATAAACCTTTTTCCGTGTTAATTACTACATATTTCTGAGAACGTTTAGACAGCCTTAACTGCGTGTAGGCTCCTGTTAGATCTAAAGAGCAGAACACTTTACTACCTGCCAGTGACGCAAAAATGTCTTGAACAAGCGGGAGAGGATAAGTGTTAGGTATAAGAATCTTATTCAAAGACACTTTGCAATCAATTACCATGCGCAATTCATTGTCCTTTTTCAAAATAGCAATTACGGGAGCAGCCCACTCGCTTGCTTTAATTGGTGTAATGATGCCTTGTTTCTCCAATCCATCCAAATGTTCTAAGAATTTGTTTTTAATCTTATAAGGCACTTGATAAGGTTTTCGAAAAATTGGTTGGTCCGATTTAAAAACTAAATCCGCCTCAAAACCTGAAATAGGGTTGGATAAATCATTGCTGAATACCTTTGCATATTTTTCCCTGAGCATACTTATAGCTTCTTCGTGTTTATTGCTGATTTGCAAACTTTTAATGCTCCCCGGTTTAATGAAATTGTTTTTCCAGTTTGGATAAAACGTAGACATCAAATCTCTTCCTAATAATGGTCTGAAGTCCTTGTCCGTTTTAAGCACAATCAGCTTTCCATTAGCTTTATGTCCATTGAGCATGATATGAGCTACCATATGCCCAACTACATTTAGTTTTGCTCCATTTACCACTACGAGAGACTTGTTACAATTAAAAAGGGTAATCGTACTAAACAGCTTTGTATACAAACGTTCACTGATAACAGTCACTGCTGACCCTGTATCAACTTCCATTATTATATACTTATCATTCACCGCAACCTTCACTAAACAAGCATCATTCTCACAGGATCCTGAAATGTTCATGCAGTTTATATCTGAGTCTTCCTCCGAATCATTCAATTTCATTCCACTAAACTTATCAAACAAGACTAGTTCAGTGTCGATCTCCATCTCCACAAACTTAACTGTGTTCTTTTGTTTAAAAACCAACAGTCCTTCCTAATATGACCTCTGCGTTTACATAAATTGCACACTGCACTACTGTGAGAGCCCCATTTCTTAGAATCACGCTTCATTTTGTATGGTTGTCTGTCCCTGCTAAGGCTACGCTCTCTACTGTCACTACGCGACCTAAATCTTACCGATTGTTCATAACGATTGCCTCTAGAATCATGTGTTTTCCTTCCTAGTCTATGTTTAATAGATAAAACTTCCGAATCATTTTGTTCCACAATGTCTTTCACTCTTTGCCCTGCTAACTCAGTGCTAATGATGGTTTTTTCAACCGCATCTAACGCCACGTCATCTTCCATGAGTAATTTCTGCTGCAAAACTTTATCCCGTAACCCGAGTATCAATTTATCCCTAACAGCCTCATCTTTAAACTCCTTAAAATTGCAATTTTCCGCCAAAAGTTTCACCGCTAGCACAAAGTTTTCTGAACTTTCAGAATGACCTTGCGAACGATTGTAGAATTTATATCTGTTCATCAATGCTGGCTCCGTTCGATCAAAACGAGCCTTAAGTTTCTTAATGATATCATCATAAGATATCTGACTAACATCCTGTTTTGGAAAAAGTAGTTTGATCTCATCAAACACTTCCTCCCCACTCAAGGAAATGAACCAAGatctttttgaatcaactgtcaCATTATGCAAGGCACACAAGATTTCGAAACGTTCGACCCAGTTGCCGAAGGATTTACCTATATGGTAAACATCCATCGAACCAATCATTGTTGGTGTTGCTTGCACAATCTGCGCAGATGATGTTGATGCAGACGTCATAACGCGGTTATATCCAATTCTACAATATTCAAATAACAATCAATGAAAGTTACTCACAGTTTCTCCAAGGTTCTGTAGGGAAGACTTACTCCGTGCACTTGCCAAAAGCCACCACCGGGAACTGCTAATACAGAAACACTCACGGCCCGTAAGATACTCGTAACTGCCTCACTATCCGCTCTGATAAAATGCTGATCAACTCCGTGCTGTCCAACGCCAAAAGCCGGAGCACGATTCCACTCCCACGGCTGCTTtgtaaaaatgaaatatttcagctaACTCGCCGCCGAGCTTACTACCGGCCGTCACATGAACCGCTCGCCGATGGTATTTCTTGCTCTCCTTCGTTCTCGCACTAATCAATTCGATAGCCACCAACCGTCCAACGAACCACTAAACAATGTGCTGTTTGTTCTCTTTGGCTCTCACAGTACGCCGCCGGACTAGAAAATTTTCTGCTTGAAGAACCCGAGCGCTGGCTGCGATGAAGAAATTGAATAAAGCGTTCTCTTGTGGCCTCGACACAAAAGATTGGATAAATAGTGGAACCGCTAGACAAAGGAAGAAAAGCAAATGGCGATATTAGAAACAGTTTTCACAATCTTACAATGCAATTTTCACAAAAGTAATATTTTCAGTATACTGATTAAATATGAATTTGCTCAACAATCGCCCTGGCCAGTAGCTACTGTCTGCTGCTCAAGTATATTTTGGCGCCTTACCAATCACCAAATCAACTCTGCTAAAGACTTACAGTCTGCTCACTCTAGAAACTACGTTTCTGTTTGAGATCTCTTAATCTTCCACGAAGATCCAATTACAGAGTCACTTTTCCTCGTCGCCACTTAAAATGTCTTGTTTTAGGGATTCTCTTTCTATTTAGTTGTAATTTAGGAACACTAGGATATAAGCTTCCGATCTCACTTACGGATCACTTTGAACTGATCTATATTTTCATCGACAATGCATTACAGAGTTCGATTCCAATGTATAACTATGTATTGGTACCTGTATGGAGTTACACACGAAATGTATCTTGGTCACTTCCATAAGTAGCTCAAGTTTAGTACTAAGACGTAATAGGATATTACACTGCCGACCTCTTTTCTTCGTTTTTCGAGACTGTATTCAGCAAGGTTTCTCCAGTTCTTCGTCAAGATTGCTTCGCCCATATTCCCTCGCACAACATCAACCTTCCCGTCACACAGTTCTCTATAGATGAAGTGTTGTTAGTCATTGAAGAGCTTGACTCTAAGAAAGGGTCAGGTACGGACGGATTTCCACTCCAATTCATAAAAAATGCTCCATTGAACTAGCGCCTCCGATCCCGGGTTTGTTCAACCGTTCTCTACATGGAAGGACATTCCCATCACTTTGGAAAATAGCTTACATCATTCCACTTCATAAATCTGGCAGCATCAGAAATGTGGCGAACTATCTGGACATTTCCGTACTATGCTGTATGAGTAAAGTATTCGAGAAGTTGATGCACAACATCATTTATGCCATTGCTTCACCAATTATCTCGAGCAATCAACACGGATTCATGAGGCCGCGCTCGACCACAACTAACCTGATGTGCTATGTGTCAACACataggaagaagaaagcaaaTCGATTCGGTTGTACGTTGACTTCGCGAAAGCATTCGATACGCTACCTCACACCCTAGTCATTGGAAAACTAAAGCAAATAGGCTTCCTGAACTGGATTACGGAATGGAATTCCTCGTATCTTTCTGACCGTTCCTCGTACGTAGTAGCTAACTCAACAAGTTTCAACTCATTCTATGTTACATCCGGAGTGCCGCAAGGCAGTGTAGTGGGTCCTCTACTATTCAACATTTTTGTGAATGACCGATTTGCCGATGATTTAAAGTTTTTTCGCGTCATAGAATCCCTTGATGACTGCATCGCGCTGCAGGAAGATATTAACAACATGATGATCTGGTgcagggctgcgaaatggtgagttgacatccgggaaggggcgcctaacatagctctggtcctcacaagttccgatactcacgcttccacgggtcttccgattcaattgaccgccagctaagggttgcgtacttagctggtagtgcagcctgggcactgttgtccttctgacatcagctagagtgagagggtgcgtccagtggggtctgcctaggatgtggtggggttcgacagtgggctttgttgaacttctataaaaagctgcatgtgtccccaaaagttggccctatcaaagcgaccgtgtgccgctcaaagcacactagcctatcctggtgttgggtgggactttaaacttagcgcgaaacaacggacacgaagaGGAAcattttaaccctagcccagcagggtaaattggcacaacttgccaatgaggcacgccgcatgaagcttgagatcctgggactgagtgaagtccgttggccagcgcattatgggacgccatggtctcggagaaatgagcgaaaacggagagctgtttgcagaattttgtggtaataacgacatggtgatcgggggatcgctcttccctcatcgaccggttcacaaggtcacgtgggtctcccatgacggctttacagaaaatcaaatcgaccacatatgcatcagccgaaaatggaaacgtaGCCTtgttgatgtacggaataaacgtagtgtcaatatcgcgtctgatcatcatctcctcatcggcgaaatacgccagcgcattgcgcggattcgtcggcaggaggaaaaagttggacgacgattcaacacacgccgactggaagatgccacggtgaaacggtccttcgttgaagaactggcgactcgtgctgcagatattccggaaggtggcagcgtggaagaccaatggaccgccatcaagaatgccttcatcaccaccagcgagaacaatctgggcgaactacgcacccagagaaaacaatggatcaccgatgagacctggaggaagatagaggagcgaagagaagccaaagccttGATTAAGCgaacaaaaaccagaggagccaaagtcttagcccgtcaacgatactcggttCTAGAGAAGGAAGTGAAAcactcatgtcgacgggacaagcgagcgtgggcagactctctggccgacgaaggagagagagccgccgcaaccggggacattcgcctcctctacgatatctcacgcttaagcggggtgaagatgaatgcaacgatgcctgtgaaagacgcgaatgatcagttattgaccgacccaactgaccagctgaaagtgccagccaggccatcaccacctcggcatgatctgcctaggatcggacgtataacacgcgtcaataccgaagctccatcactgctagagattcaaacagccatccaaagcatgaaatcgaataaagccccaggggtcgaccgcatattagccgagatgctcaaagctgaccccatgacatccgctcaactactgcatcgtttatttcgtaatatctgggacaccgcaactttcccggtcgactggatgcaaggtatcttagtgaaggtgcccaataagggtgacctgactgtatgcgataactggcgaggcattatgttgctgtgtaccgttctcaaagttctgtgcaaaattatcctagcccggattcaggagaagattgatgcgactctccggcggcagcaggccggattccgtaccggaagatcctgtgtggaccatattgtcacgctccgcatcattctggagcaggtcaacgaattccaagagtccctttacttggtattcattgactacgaaaaagctttcgaccgtctcaatcacgagaatatgtggggcgccctgagacgcaagggagttcctgagaaaatcatcggcctcatcgaggcacagtacgaggccttctcgtgtagagtgctgcacaatgggtcttgtccgaccctatccgggtcgtagctggtgtgaggcaaggatgtattctatcaccgttactgttcctcatcgtaatcgacgagattctggtagatgcgattgattgtgaaccaaaccgcgggctgttatggcagcctataaccatggagcacctaaacgacttcgaattggctgatgatgttgcactcctcgcgcaacggcgctctgatatgcagagtaagctcaacgaccttgccgagcgctcctcttcggcaggtttagtcatcaacgtcaacaaaaccaaatcgttggatgtaaatacggtgactccttccagtttcacagtagccgggcaaccagtggagaacgttgaaagcttccaatatcttggtagccaaatggcgtcagagggcggtaccaagatcgacataggcgcacggatcaagaaagcaagggctgcctttgcgagtttaagaaatatctggaaaaacaggcagataagtgaacgcaccaaaatacgaatttttcaactctaacgtgagatctgtgctgttatacgctagcgaaacatggtgtgtatcagtggagaacactcaacggctgcaggtgttcattaacagatgcctgtggtatataattcgagcttggtggcctcacaactgcatctcaaacaacgagctccatcgtcgttgtcaccagaggccgatagcaacataaattcgggatcggaagtggatcggccacactctacgtagctTGTGGATTAGACGTTTAAGAAGGCCGACTTTAGTTCGAACGTCC
The nucleotide sequence above comes from Armigeres subalbatus isolate Guangzhou_Male chromosome 3, GZ_Asu_2, whole genome shotgun sequence. Encoded proteins:
- the LOC134220222 gene encoding uncharacterized protein K02A2.6-like isoform X1, translating into MEVDTGSAVTVISERLYTKLFSTITLFNCNKSLVVVNGAKLNVVGHMVAHIMLNGHKANGKLIVLKTDKDFRPLLGRDLMSTFYPNWKNNFIKPGSIKSLQISNKHEEAISMLREKYAKVFSNDLSNPISGFEADLVFKSDQPIFRKPYQVPYKIKNKFLEHLDGLEKQGIITPIKASEWAAPVIAILKKDNELRMIALGTHLLTAHRNQLKMVEQKKERVKVMITGQFKARRSSIDEQEEFLGFPPKKHRKKAMLKYQG
- the LOC134220222 gene encoding uncharacterized protein LOC134220222 isoform X2, giving the protein MEVDTGSAVTVISERLYTKLFSTITLFNCNKSLVVVNGAKLNVVGHMVAHIMLNGHKANGKLIVLKTDKDFRPLLGRDLMSTFYPNWKNNFIKPGSIKSLQISNKHEEAISFEADLVFKSDQPIFRKPYQVPYKIKNKFLEHLDGLEKQGIITPIKASEWAAPVIAILKKDNELRMIALGTHLLTAHRNQLKMVEQKKERVKVMITGQFKARRSSIDEQEEFLGFPPKKHRKKAMLKYQG